GGTGCGCCCAGTTAATACTGGAGGTCTGAATCATAAAAGGCTGGATGATCCTGACGTTCTGGAGACCAAATCCGAGAAACTTGTTGATCCTACCGTGTTTCGGGTTATCGGTGAGCTCTATTTGACGGTTCCAAAAGAACATAAATACAGATTCTATGTCCTGATATTGACTCTGCTTGCTTGTACTGGCCGCCGCTTTAGTGAGATTTCATTACTTCCGCTTCAAGAAGTTACGTTAGACGAAGACCAAAAAGCCTTCATAGAATATTTCCCTCGAAAGGTTAGTCTCGGTGATCTATTTACACCTAAAAGAAAACTCTACTTGCCGTCAGAGGTCGTAACAATAGTTAAAGATGTACTTGATGAGGTACGCGCGGCAACAGATTCGGTGAGAATTACCGCAGAGGAAATGCATCGTTCTCGCGGCCCCGACATTCGTTTTTTGAATAAAATTCCAGAGAAAAGAAAGTTATACATTGATGACCTGTTAAAAATGGGGATAAGCAGCAATACGATTTGTTCTACTGGATGGATTCGAAAGATTGGTCTTGTTTGGCAGGACCATGAGCGAGTGACCAAGCAAGGGAAAAAGCCAAATAACCCTATTTGCTACACAAATAAGGACGCTGTCAAAGCGTATTGTTTTAGAGACTTTTCTGAAAAACTACTACGAGCATTCCATATTGATCAATTTGGTAAAGAATACTATCTGAAAGATCTTTTATTTATTCGCTCATTGGGACTTTCTACTGGAAGCTACGCTCACTGGTTGGCTACAAGCTGTAGCCAGTCTATGTTCACGACCTTCCTTCGCTATTTCCCTGCGCTTGCCGCCGAATACGCTTCCAGTAGTATCGAGGTAGATTTTACCAGTCACCACTTCCGCCACACGCTCAATACTTTACTTGATGAAGGTGGGTTAAGTGATCTTCTGCAAACCGAATGGTTTGGGCGAACCAATCCCAGGGACACCAAAGCCTATCAACATACATCCCGCGAAAAACGTGCACTGATGCTCCGCGAAGATATCAAAAAAGGCTTGGTCGGTGGTCTATTGGCTGAGCAACTCAAAGTAGTTCCGGTAGAAGTACAGGATGCCATTCTTAAAGCACGCATTCAGGCTGTGCATG
The sequence above is a segment of the Gallaecimonas xiamenensis 3-C-1 genome. Coding sequences within it:
- a CDS encoding integrase; the encoded protein is MSDGRSNRKAKVIPFIDRLERDRKANTQALIDKAKLMKLEGFESVFWGNPVWQVNAGRLVKLTGKNAKTASFAFTLPPKLGSEPLRHEWEEVAKALLILRFHRKHQSTPNQRNFITAVGYISFAANQLGQELTKLTPEALDDACGLISKHYSDTTAYNLHKHVAEFAAHCDANGLCRVMLQYKYSKMVRPVNTGGLNHKRLDDPDVLETKSEKLVDPTVFRVIGELYLTVPKEHKYRFYVLILTLLACTGRRFSEISLLPLQEVTLDEDQKAFIEYFPRKVSLGDLFTPKRKLYLPSEVVTIVKDVLDEVRAATDSVRITAEEMHRSRGPDIRFLNKIPEKRKLYIDDLLKMGISSNTICSTGWIRKIGLVWQDHERVTKQGKKPNNPICYTNKDAVKAYCFRDFSEKLLRAFHIDQFGKEYYLKDLLFIRSLGLSTGSYAHWLATSCSQSMFTTFLRYFPALAAEYASSSIEVDFTSHHFRHTLNTLLDEGGLSDLLQTEWFGRTNPRDTKAYQHTSREKRALMLREDIKKGLVGGLLAEQLKVVPVEVQDAILKARIQAVHDVGTGICVHNFSQTPCERHLQCSADCKDYVWVKDDKGRLDEQKRQYALTALARKNAEKQLSSNK